From a single Silene latifolia isolate original U9 population chromosome 6, ASM4854445v1, whole genome shotgun sequence genomic region:
- the LOC141658848 gene encoding uncharacterized protein LOC141658848 produces the protein MGSKQERREELDARAKKGETVVPGGTGGKSLEAQEHLAEGRSKGGQTRSEQLGHEGYQELGRKGGETRKEQLGHEGYQELGYKGGEARKEQLGHEGYQDMGHKGGETRKEQIGSEGYREMGRKGGLSTMDKSGGERAEEEGIEIDESKYRTRDT, from the exons ATGGGATCAAAACAAGAAAGGAGGGAAGAACTAGATGCTAGGGCTAAGAAGGGTGAGACTGTTGTCCCTGGTGGTACTGGCGGCAAATCTCTTGAAGCCCAAGAGCACCTTGCCGAAG GGAGGAGCAAGGGAGGACAGACAAGAAGCGAGCAGCTAGGCCACGAGGGGTACCAGGAGTTGGGACGCAAAGGTGGGGAGACCAGGAAGGAGCAACTTGGGCATGAAGGGTACCAGGAGTTGGGCTACAAAGGCGGGGAGGCAAGGAAGGAGCAGCTTGGCCATGAGGGATACCAGGACATGGGACACAAGGGAGGGGAGACAAGGAAGGAGCAGATAGGGAGCGAGGGGTACCGTGAGATGGGTCGTAAAGGTGGGCTGAGCACCATGGACAAGTCAGGTGGAGAACGTGCTGAGGAGGAAGGTATCGAGATCGATGAGTCCAAGTACCGCACCCGCGATACCTGA
- the LOC141588346 gene encoding uncharacterized protein LOC141588346, with amino-acid sequence MVDGRWSRPSGGVWKINVDAGVKEGMGVGLGAVCRDGDGRVAWAVSVQAEGICCVQMAEAEAILLGLKEARRVGMRSVIVESDCLNVVADLKERKKGRSNIFLIYKEILSLVPFFDSVIFNYTRRDCNKLAHLVAHATPWTIGRRFWLDVLPLSFVNVAEHDLINI; translated from the coding sequence ATGGTGGATGGTCGCTGGAGTAGGCCGAGTGGTGGTGTGTGGAAGATAAATGTTGACGCAGGCGTTAAGGAGGGGATGGGTGTAGGTTTGGGAGCAGTTTGCAGGGACGGTGATGGACGGGTGGCTTGGGCGGTGTCGGTTCAGGCCGAGGGTATTTGTTGTGTGCAAATGGCTGAGGCGGAGGCTATTCTCCTTGGATTGAAAGAGGCTCGGCGTGTTGGGATGCGAAGTGTTATCGTCGAAAGCGATTGTCTTAACGTGGTTGCTGATCTAAAGGAAAGGAAGAAGGGGCGTAGCAATATTTTTCTTATTTACAAAGAGATTTTAAGTTTAGTTCCGTTTTTTGATTCTGTTatttttaattatactcgtaggGATTGTAATAAGCTAGCTCACTTAGTAGCTCATGCTACGCCATGGACCATAGGTAGGAGATTTTGGTTGGATGTTTTGCCGCTGTCTTTTGTGAATGTTGCAGAACAtgatttaattaatatatga
- the LOC141586987 gene encoding chlorophyll synthase, chloroplastic-like, which translates to MAALINSFAAVKLSNTHFKSRPFLPSQSISLTRRRLTVRAADIDTDKVKAEVPEKAPTKDGSSFNQLLGIKGAAQETNIWKIRLQLTKPVTWPPLIWGVVCGAAASGNFHWTPEDVAKSILCMLMSGPCLTGYTQTLNDWYDRDIDAINEPYRPIPSGAIAENEVITQIWVLFLAGLVLAGGLDVWAGHKVPILFYLALGGSFISYIYSAPPLKLKQNGWIGNFALGSSYISLPWWAGQALFGTLTPDIIVLTLLYSVAGLGIAIVNDFKSVEGDRAMGLQSIPVAFGTEAAKWICVGAIDITQLSVAGYLLGAGKPYYALGLLGLILPQVYFQFQYLLKDPVKYDVKYQASAQPFLILGLLVTALATSH; encoded by the exons ATGGCAGCTTTAATTAACAGCTTTGCAGCTGTAAAATTATCGAATACCCACTTTAAATCTCGTCCTTTTCTTCCCTCTCAATCCATATCTTTAACCA GACGACGATTAACAGTAAGAGCTGCTGATATTGATACTGATAAAG TAAAAGCAGAGGTACCAGAGAAAGCACCAACAAAGGATGGTTCCAGCTTCAATCAGCTTCTTGGTATTAAAGGAGCTGCTCAAGAAACT AATATATGGAAGATTCGTCTTCAACTCACCAAGCCTGTTACATGGCCTCCGTTGATCTGGGGAGTAGTCTGTGGAGCTGCTGCATCAG GAAACTTTCATTGGACTCCGGAAGATGTAGCCAAATCAATTCTATGCATGCTCATGTCGGGGCCTTGCCTTACCGGTTATACGCAG ACCTTAAATGATTGGTATGATCGAGATATAGATGCAATCAATGAGCCTTACCGTCCTATTCCATCTGGGGCGATTGCTGAAAATGAG GTGATTACTCAAATTTGGGTCCTGTTTCTTGCTGGACTTGTTTTGGCAGGAGGGTTGGATGTATGG GCAGGGCATAAAGTTCCAATACTTTTCTATTTGGCTTTGGGTGGATCTTTCATCTCATACATTTACTCCGCTCCTCCTTTGAAG CTTAAACAAAATGGCTGGATTGGAAATTTTGCCCTTGGATCAAGCTACATCAGTCTCCCATG GTGGGCGGGTCAAGCTTTATTTGGCACGCTAACACCTGATATAATTGTCCTTACACTCCTGTACAGCGTTGCTGGG CTCGGTATTGCAATTGTTAACGACTTCAAAAGTGTTGAAGGTGACCGAGCAATGGGACTACAG TCGATTCCAGTAGCTTTTGGCACTGAGGCTGCAAAGTGGATTTGCGTTGGTGCTATTGATATCACGCAGTTATCTGTTGCCg GCTATCTCCTGGGGGCTGGGAAGCCGTATTACGCATTGGGCCTACTGGGGCTGATACTTCCACAAGTTTATTTTCAG TTCCAGTATCTCCTTAAAGATCCTGTGAAATACGACGTGAAATATCAG GCAAGTGCGCAGCCATTTCTGATTCTTGGTCTTCTGGTGACTGCCTTGGCAACCAGCCATTAG